In Equus przewalskii isolate Varuska chromosome 15, EquPr2, whole genome shotgun sequence, a single genomic region encodes these proteins:
- the ALS2CL gene encoding ALS2 C-terminal-like protein isoform X1 produces MCSPEEAALLRLEEVFLATLARINSLVLQPLVTAAPEPSDPQGRECLRLLQQLHGSSQQLWEVMEESLHSLRERLCHPDSVGLESLLLLRRADHVLQVHVEYIESYTNCVVVQAFQKAAKRRSEYWRAQRKVLRQLLWGMSSEGSVGTALVQALRQPLTHHVQQYVLLLLSLSETIGEHHPSRELVVHTATLFGDLQSFMRQALDQAVATQALWHTLSSRPRDVLCTPARRLLQDSQDVPVTVTLLRAERVLLFDDALVLLQGSNFHTFDLKLVWVDPGQDGCTSHLLTPEEEFSFSSKDPQGQVVWQRKVTQAVCQALRGKKDFPVLGAGLEASEAPACRSAAYTFRAEGRLCEATYEGEWCRGRPHGKGTLKWPDGRNHVGNFCQGLEHGFGIRLVPRASEDKFDCYKCHWWEGSMNGYGICEYGTDKVYKGYFQAGLRHGFGVLESTPQAPQPCKYTGHWERGQRSGYGVEEDSDRGERYIGMWQADQRHGPGVMVTQAGICYQGTFQADKMVGPGVLLTEDDSLYEGTFTRDLTLVGKGKVTFPNGFTLEGSFGSEAGGGLHTQGILDTAALPPDPSCTRKRQLGLCAFPMESRWQGVYGPFRDFVRAGCPAELQEALLGFHVQSSKELRKSQEYLCCERSHSEDSACRMEDILEELLQHREPKALQQCLRKALSNWLHPLGKVLRTLMLTFQATYAGIGANKHLQGLAQEEVKQHAQELWAAYRGLLQVALQRKGQAPEEDEDAETRDLQVHGLVLPLVLPSFYSELFTLYLLLHEREDSLYSQGIAHLSLFPDTKLLEFLDVQKHLWPLKDLKLTTNQRCSLVRDKCFLSATECLQRIITTVDPREKLEVLERTYGEIEATVSRVLGQEHKLPMDDLLPLLIYVVSRARIQHLGAEIHLIRDLMEPIHIGGLYDFLLTALESCYEHIQKEDMRLHRLPSRWDSRVSW; encoded by the exons ATGTGCAGCCCTGAGGAGGCAGCCCTGCTGCGGCTGGAGGAGGTCTTCTTGGCTACCCTTGCCCGCATCAACAGCCTtgtcctccagcccctggtcACAGCTG ccccagagccctcGGATCCCCAGGGCAGAGAGTGCTTGCGGCTCTTGCAGCAGCTGCACGGGAGCTCCCAGCAGCTCTGGGAGGTGATGGAGGAAAGCCTGCACTCGCTGCGGGAGAGGCTGTGCCACCCAGACTCCGTCGGCCTGGAATCCCTGCTGCTGCTGCGTCGTGCTGACCATGTCCTGCAGGTTCACGTGGA GTACATCGAGTCCTATACGAACTGCGTGGTGGTGCAGGCCTTTCAGAAGGCAGCAAAGAGGAGGAG CGAGTACTGGCGGGCCCAGCGGAAGGTGCTGCGGCAGCTGCTGTGGGGCATGAGCTCCGAGGGCTCGGTGGGTACAGCACTGGTCCAGGCCCTCCGCCAGCCGCTCACCCATCATGTGCAGCAGTACGTGCTCCTCCTGCTGAGCCTCAGCGAAACCATCGGGGAG CATCACCCCAGCCGGGAGCTGGTGGTGCACACAGCCACCCTCTTTGGGGACCTACAGTCCTTCATGAGGCAGGCGCTGGACCAGGCTGTGGCCACCCAGGCCCTCTGGCACACCTTGAGCAGCCGGCCGAGG GATGTGCTCTGCACCCCTGCTCGCCGACTCTTGCAAGACAGCCAGGATGTACCTGTGACAGTCACCCTGCTGCGGGCAGAGCGCGTGCTGCTTTTTGATGATGCCCTCGTTCTGCTACAG GGCTCCAATTTCCACACCTTTGATCTGAAGCTCGTGTGGGTGGATCCTGGGCAGGACGG GTGCACGTCTCACCTCCTCACGCCTGAGGAAGAGTTCTCTTTTAGCTCCAAGGACCCTCAGGGCCAG GTGGTCTGGCAGAGGAAGGTTACCcaagctgtgtgccaggccctgcgtGGGAAGAAGGACTTCCcggtgctgggggctggcctggaggcctCCGAAGCTCCTGCCTGCCGCAGCGCAGCTTACACCTTCCGCGCGGAGGGCCGGCTCTGCGAGGCCACCTATGAGGGCGAGTGGTGccggggcaggccccatggcaa GGGGACCCTGAAGTGGCCAGACGGACGGAACCATGTAGGGAATTTCTGCCAGGGCCTGGAGCATGG CTTTGGCATCCGCCTGGTGCCCCGGGCCTCTGAGGACAAGTTTGACTGTTACAAGTGCCACTGGTGGGAAGGCAGCATGAACGGCTACGGCATCTGTGA GTACGGCACTGACAAGGTGTACAAGGGCTACTTCCAGGCAGGTCTGCGGCATGGATTTGGGGTCCTGGAGAGCACCCCACAGGCCCCTCAGCCCTGCAAGTACACGGGCCACTGGGAGAGGGGCCAGAGGAGTGGCTATGGCGTCGAGGAGGACAGTGACAG gggTGAGCGCTATATTGGCATGTGGCAGGCTGACCAGCGCCATGGCCCGGGGGTCATGGTCACCCAGGCAGGCATCTGCTACCAGGGGACCTTCCAGGCAGACAAGATGGTG GGCCCAGGTGTCCTCCTCACTGAAGACGACTCCTTGTACGAGGGCACCTTCACCAGAGACCTGACCCTTGTGGGGAAG GGCAAGGTCACCTTCCCCAATGGCTTCACCCTGGAGGGCTCTTTTGGCAGCGAGGCAGGAGGAGGACTGCACACCCAGGGCATTCTGGATACAGCTGCCCTCCCCCCAGACCCAAGCTGCACCCGCAAGAG GCAGCTGGGTCTGTGCGCCTTCCCCATGGAGAGCCGCTGGCAGGGCGTCTACGGCCCCTTCCGGGACTTCGTGCGCGCTGGCTGCCCTGCGGAGCTGCAAGAGGCCCTGCTGGGCTTCCACGTGCAGAGCTCGAAGGAGCTGCGCAAGTCCCAGGAGTACCTGTGCTGTGAGAG GAGCCACTCTGAGGACAGTGCATGCAGAATGGAAGACATCCTGGAGGAGCTGCTGCAGCACCGGGAGCCCAAGGCCCTGCAGCAGTGCCTCAGGAAG GCTCTGAGCAACTGGCTACACCCCCTGGGAAAAGTGCTCCGGACACTGATGCTGACCTTCCAGGCCACGTACGCAGGCATCGGGGCCAACAAGCacctgcaggggctggcccaggaggagGTGAAGCAGCACGCCCAGGAACTCTGGGCCGCCTACAG GGGTCTGCTGCAGGTTGCCTTACAGCGCAAAGGCCAGGCTCCAGAGGAAGACGAAGACGCAGAGACGAG GGACCTGCAGGTGCATGGACTGGTGCTGCCCCTCGTGCTGCCCAGCTTCTACTCAGAGCTCTTCACTCTCTACCTGCTTCTTCATGAGAGAGAGGACAGTCTCTACAGCCAGGGCATTGCCCACCTGAGCCTCTTCCCCGACACCAAGCTGCTCGAGTTCCTGGACGTGCAGAA GCACCTGTGGCCCCTCAAGGACCTCAAGCTGACGACCAATCAG AGATGCTCCCTGGTCAGGGACAAGTGCTTCCTGTCAGCTACCGAGTGTCTGCAGAGGATCAT CACCACGGTAGACCCCCGGGAGAAGCTGGAGGTGCTGGAGAGGACgtatggggaaattgaggccacCGTGTCACGGGTGCTGGGCCAGGAGCACAAGCTGCCCATGGACGACCTGCTGCCGCTGCTCATCTATGTGGTATCGCGTGCCCG AATCCAGCACCTGGGAGCCGAGATCCACTTGATCCGTGACCTGATGGAACCTATCCACATAGGAGGCCTGTATGACTTTCTGCTCACAGCCCTGGAG TCTTGTTACGAGCACATCCAGAAGGAAGACATGAGGCTGCATCGCTTGCCCAGCCGCTGGGACTCCAGGGTGTCCTGGTAG
- the ALS2CL gene encoding ALS2 C-terminal-like protein isoform X2 produces the protein MSDWRLQPGCGGSESSTGTMCSPEEAALLRLEEVFLATLARINSLVLQPLVTAAPEPSDPQGRECLRLLQQLHGSSQQLWEVMEESLHSLRERLCHPDSVGLESLLLLRRADHVLQVHVEYIESYTNCVVVQAFQKAAKRRSEYWRAQRKVLRQLLWGMSSEGSVGTALVQALRQPLTHHVQQYVLLLLSLSETIGEHHPSRELVVHTATLFGDLQSFMRQALDQAVATQALWHTLSSRPRDVLCTPARRLLQDSQDVPVTVTLLRAERVLLFDDALVLLQGSNFHTFDLKLVWVDPGQDGCTSHLLTPEEEFSFSSKDPQGQVVWQRKVTQAVCQALRGKKDFPVLGAGLEASEAPACRSAAYTFRAEGRLCEATYEGEWCRGRPHGKGTLKWPDGRNHVGNFCQGLEHGFGIRLVPRASEDKFDCYKCHWWEGSMNGYGICEYGTDKVYKGYFQAGLRHGFGVLESTPQAPQPCKYTGHWERGQRSGYGVEEDSDRGERYIGMWQADQRHGPGVMVTQAGICYQGTFQADKMVGPGVLLTEDDSLYEGTFTRDLTLVGKGKVTFPNGFTLEGSFGSEAGGGLHTQGILDTAALPPDPSCTRKRQLGLCAFPMESRWQGVYGPFRDFVRAGCPAELQEALLGFHVQSSKELRKSQEYLCCERSHSEDSACRMEDILEELLQHREPKALQQCLRKALSNWLHPLGKVLRTLMLTFQATYAGIGANKHLQGLAQEEVKQHAQELWAAYRGLLQVALQRKGQAPEEDEDAETRDLQVHGLVLPLVLPSFYSELFTLYLLLHEREDSLYSQGIAHLSLFPDTKLLEFLDVQKHLWPLKDLKLTTNQRCSLVRDKCFLSATECLQRIITTVDPREKLEVLERTYGEIEATVSRVLGQEHKLPMDDLLPLLIYVVSRARIQHLGAEIHLIRDLMEPIHIGGLYDFLLTALESCYEHIQKEDMRLHRLPSRWDSRVSW, from the exons ATGTCCGATTGGAGGCTGCAGCCTGGCTGTGGAG GCTCTGAATCCAGCACCGGGACCATGTGCAGCCCTGAGGAGGCAGCCCTGCTGCGGCTGGAGGAGGTCTTCTTGGCTACCCTTGCCCGCATCAACAGCCTtgtcctccagcccctggtcACAGCTG ccccagagccctcGGATCCCCAGGGCAGAGAGTGCTTGCGGCTCTTGCAGCAGCTGCACGGGAGCTCCCAGCAGCTCTGGGAGGTGATGGAGGAAAGCCTGCACTCGCTGCGGGAGAGGCTGTGCCACCCAGACTCCGTCGGCCTGGAATCCCTGCTGCTGCTGCGTCGTGCTGACCATGTCCTGCAGGTTCACGTGGA GTACATCGAGTCCTATACGAACTGCGTGGTGGTGCAGGCCTTTCAGAAGGCAGCAAAGAGGAGGAG CGAGTACTGGCGGGCCCAGCGGAAGGTGCTGCGGCAGCTGCTGTGGGGCATGAGCTCCGAGGGCTCGGTGGGTACAGCACTGGTCCAGGCCCTCCGCCAGCCGCTCACCCATCATGTGCAGCAGTACGTGCTCCTCCTGCTGAGCCTCAGCGAAACCATCGGGGAG CATCACCCCAGCCGGGAGCTGGTGGTGCACACAGCCACCCTCTTTGGGGACCTACAGTCCTTCATGAGGCAGGCGCTGGACCAGGCTGTGGCCACCCAGGCCCTCTGGCACACCTTGAGCAGCCGGCCGAGG GATGTGCTCTGCACCCCTGCTCGCCGACTCTTGCAAGACAGCCAGGATGTACCTGTGACAGTCACCCTGCTGCGGGCAGAGCGCGTGCTGCTTTTTGATGATGCCCTCGTTCTGCTACAG GGCTCCAATTTCCACACCTTTGATCTGAAGCTCGTGTGGGTGGATCCTGGGCAGGACGG GTGCACGTCTCACCTCCTCACGCCTGAGGAAGAGTTCTCTTTTAGCTCCAAGGACCCTCAGGGCCAG GTGGTCTGGCAGAGGAAGGTTACCcaagctgtgtgccaggccctgcgtGGGAAGAAGGACTTCCcggtgctgggggctggcctggaggcctCCGAAGCTCCTGCCTGCCGCAGCGCAGCTTACACCTTCCGCGCGGAGGGCCGGCTCTGCGAGGCCACCTATGAGGGCGAGTGGTGccggggcaggccccatggcaa GGGGACCCTGAAGTGGCCAGACGGACGGAACCATGTAGGGAATTTCTGCCAGGGCCTGGAGCATGG CTTTGGCATCCGCCTGGTGCCCCGGGCCTCTGAGGACAAGTTTGACTGTTACAAGTGCCACTGGTGGGAAGGCAGCATGAACGGCTACGGCATCTGTGA GTACGGCACTGACAAGGTGTACAAGGGCTACTTCCAGGCAGGTCTGCGGCATGGATTTGGGGTCCTGGAGAGCACCCCACAGGCCCCTCAGCCCTGCAAGTACACGGGCCACTGGGAGAGGGGCCAGAGGAGTGGCTATGGCGTCGAGGAGGACAGTGACAG gggTGAGCGCTATATTGGCATGTGGCAGGCTGACCAGCGCCATGGCCCGGGGGTCATGGTCACCCAGGCAGGCATCTGCTACCAGGGGACCTTCCAGGCAGACAAGATGGTG GGCCCAGGTGTCCTCCTCACTGAAGACGACTCCTTGTACGAGGGCACCTTCACCAGAGACCTGACCCTTGTGGGGAAG GGCAAGGTCACCTTCCCCAATGGCTTCACCCTGGAGGGCTCTTTTGGCAGCGAGGCAGGAGGAGGACTGCACACCCAGGGCATTCTGGATACAGCTGCCCTCCCCCCAGACCCAAGCTGCACCCGCAAGAG GCAGCTGGGTCTGTGCGCCTTCCCCATGGAGAGCCGCTGGCAGGGCGTCTACGGCCCCTTCCGGGACTTCGTGCGCGCTGGCTGCCCTGCGGAGCTGCAAGAGGCCCTGCTGGGCTTCCACGTGCAGAGCTCGAAGGAGCTGCGCAAGTCCCAGGAGTACCTGTGCTGTGAGAG GAGCCACTCTGAGGACAGTGCATGCAGAATGGAAGACATCCTGGAGGAGCTGCTGCAGCACCGGGAGCCCAAGGCCCTGCAGCAGTGCCTCAGGAAG GCTCTGAGCAACTGGCTACACCCCCTGGGAAAAGTGCTCCGGACACTGATGCTGACCTTCCAGGCCACGTACGCAGGCATCGGGGCCAACAAGCacctgcaggggctggcccaggaggagGTGAAGCAGCACGCCCAGGAACTCTGGGCCGCCTACAG GGGTCTGCTGCAGGTTGCCTTACAGCGCAAAGGCCAGGCTCCAGAGGAAGACGAAGACGCAGAGACGAG GGACCTGCAGGTGCATGGACTGGTGCTGCCCCTCGTGCTGCCCAGCTTCTACTCAGAGCTCTTCACTCTCTACCTGCTTCTTCATGAGAGAGAGGACAGTCTCTACAGCCAGGGCATTGCCCACCTGAGCCTCTTCCCCGACACCAAGCTGCTCGAGTTCCTGGACGTGCAGAA GCACCTGTGGCCCCTCAAGGACCTCAAGCTGACGACCAATCAG AGATGCTCCCTGGTCAGGGACAAGTGCTTCCTGTCAGCTACCGAGTGTCTGCAGAGGATCAT CACCACGGTAGACCCCCGGGAGAAGCTGGAGGTGCTGGAGAGGACgtatggggaaattgaggccacCGTGTCACGGGTGCTGGGCCAGGAGCACAAGCTGCCCATGGACGACCTGCTGCCGCTGCTCATCTATGTGGTATCGCGTGCCCG AATCCAGCACCTGGGAGCCGAGATCCACTTGATCCGTGACCTGATGGAACCTATCCACATAGGAGGCCTGTATGACTTTCTGCTCACAGCCCTGGAG TCTTGTTACGAGCACATCCAGAAGGAAGACATGAGGCTGCATCGCTTGCCCAGCCGCTGGGACTCCAGGGTGTCCTGGTAG
- the TMIE gene encoding transmembrane inner ear expressed protein, which produces MAGRRRGAGPLWALGGAALGVCLAGVAGQLVEPSTAPPKPKPPPLTKETVVFWDMRLWHVVGIFSLFVLSIIITLCCVFNCRVPRTRKEIEARYLQRKAAKMYTDKLETVPPLNELTEIPGEDKKKKKKDSVDTVAIKVEEDEKNEAKKKKGEK; this is translated from the exons ATGGCGGGGCGGCGGCGAGGCGCGGGGCCCCTCTGGGCGCTGGGCGGCGCCGCGCTGGGGGTTTGCCTCGCGGGGGTCGCCGGGCAGCTGGTGGAG CCCAGCACGGCCCCGCCCAAGCCCAAGCCGCCCCCGCTGACCAAGGAGACCGTGGTGTTCTGGGACATGCGCCTGTGGCACGTGGTGGGCATCTTCTCGCTCTTCGTGCTGTCCATCA TTATCACTCTGTGCTGTGTCTTCAATTGCCGCGTGCCACGGACCCGGAAGGAGATTGAAGCCCGGTACCTGCAGCGAAAGGCAGCCAAGATGTACACGGACAAACTGGAGACTGTGCCACCCCTCAACGAGCTCACAGAAATCCCTGGAG aggacaagaagaagaagaagaaggacaGCGTGGACACAGTGGCTATCAAGGTAGAGGAGGATGAGAAGAACGAggccaagaagaagaaaggagagaaatga